DNA from Buchnera aphidicola (Eriosoma lanigerum):
TGATAGGGATATATTAATGAAATACATTAAGTTTTTAACTTGGAAAGATTTTTTTTTTACAACATAGATGTTGGATTAAATTATTAAATTTTATTGAGTATAGACGTATAAATCATGTCATTTATCCTACTAGAAAAGATATATTTCGTTCTTTTTCTTTGACTCCATTTCATATGATTAAAGTTGTAATATTAGGACAAGATCCTTATCATCAATTTAATCAAGCAAATGGTTTAGCTTTTTCTGTTAGAAAAGGAATTAAGATACCCCCTTCATTAAATAATATATATAAAGAATTAAAATATGATATTCCAAATATTAATATTACTACACATGGATGTTTAGATAATTGGGCTAAACAAGGTGTTTTTTTATTAAATACTATTTTAACTGTAGAACATGGTAAACCGAAATCACATGTTAATATAGGTTGGAAAAATTTTACTAGTAGGGTAATTAGTTATATTAATTATCATCATATAGGAATAATTTTTTTATTATGGGGGAAAGAATCCATAAATTTCAGAAATATTATAGATAGTAAGAAACATCATATTTTAACTGCCTCGCATCCATCACCATTTTCAGCTCATAGAGGATTTTTTGGATGCAGACATTTTTCAAAATCTAATAAAATATTAATACAAAGTAATAAAGATCCAATTGATTGGTCAATAAATTGAGCTATTTTTATTGATATATAATGTATTTATGAATTATATATAAAGTTGTAATAATCTTCTTGTTAATAGTTTTTTTATAAATTATATTAATTGTAACACTTAAATTAATTATCTTTATTTTTTGTAATAGTTACTATTGCTTTTCTTAGAATTTCATTATTAAAAATATAACCAGTAGTTTTAATGGATTGAATATAATATGTGTACTGTGTGTTATTTGGAATAATAGACTGTGTTTCATGAAATTTAGGATTAAAAATTTGTTGAACAAAACCTTCAATTCGTAGACCATATTTAGACATTGTATCTAGTATACATTTGAGTATTAGAGATAATCCCTTCTCTTCTATATCATTTTGATTAGTAGTATGTATTTTATTTAAATTAACTGCATGTTCTATTTTATCAATAATAGGTAGTAATTTTTTAACAAATTGTTTAATGGAATGAGACTTGATTTGATTTATTTCAATTACAGAATTTTTTTTCATGTTTTCAATTTGTGCTTGTGTTCGTAATTGCATATCTTTAATATTGTTTCTAAGTATATTTATTTCTTCTGTAAAAGTATATTTACTTTCTTTTTGAACTTCTGGATTTAAGATATTTTTTTCTAATATTTGATTTTTATCATTCAATATATTTTTTTTATTATCTTTTTCTATTTTTTTATTCATATTATCACTTATGTATCGATGTTTTTTTTTAATTATGGGGTTTGAAAAAATATTTTCAAGAATTTTTTATTATTATATATTTTAAATTAATTAGATTATGTGAACAATATGAAAAAAAAATTTCATTGTATAGGTATAGTAGGACGTCCACGTGATTCTAGAGATTTTATAACGCATGAAATATTATATATTTGGTTAGTCAGTCAAGGATATCAAGTAATTGTTGATGATCAAATAGCTAAGGAGCTAAAATTAAAAAGTATTAATATAGCTACATTATCAGAAATTGGATCGTTATGTGATTTAGCTATAGTAATAGGGGGAGATGGTAATATGTTAGGAGCATCTCGTGTATTATCCTGTTATTCAACTAAAATCATTGGTATTAATAAAGGTCAATTAGGTTTCTTAACTGATTTAAATTTTGACACTATTTTTCAAGAATTATCTAATATTTTATCTGGAGAATATATTTTAGAAAATAGATTTACATTAGATATGACTATATTAAGTAAATTTGTTCATTGTAAAAATGGTAAAGCTGTAAATGAAGTAGTATTACATTCAGAAAAAGTAGCTCATATGATAGAATTTGAAGTGTACATTGATAAAAAATTAGCTTTTTCGCAACGTTCTGATGGATTAATTATTTCTACTCCTACAGGATCAACAGGATATTCTCTTTCTGCTGGAGGCCCTATTCTTTCTACATCATTAGAAGCTATTGTATTAGTACCTATGTTTCCTCATACTTTATCAGCACGTCCTTTAGTAATTAGTAATAATAGTACTATTCTTTTAAAATTTTTAAATATTCATCATAAATTAAAAGTAAGTTGTGATAGTCAGATTATTTTTTCTGTTGAAGTGGAAGATATGGTATTAATTCGTAAAAGTGTGGATTTTATTAAATTTATTCATCCTGTTCAATATAATTATTTTGATATGTTAAGTAAAAAACTAAATTGGTATCATAAAAGTATTAATAGTAAATAATATTTTTTTTAGTATTGTATTAAATTTAATTTTTTTTTTAATCGACTATTTTATATTAATATATATGGATTATAAAAATAAATTATATTATTTTAAGTTTTTTATGTTTTGATATTTATCATAAATACATATTGTAATTAATTTTTCGATTATTAAATTATATATTTTGTGGTGGAGCTGGCGGGATTTGAACCCGCGTCCAAAACTCTTACAACTTCAGTACTACATGCTTATTCTGTATGGAAAATTTCTTTTTTTTTTTGTACAGACACAATAAAAAAATATAACTTAAAAATAAATTTAATGTATTAGTTTTTTTAAGTATAACTAAATACACGATCTCTTCTGTTGTGACCTTCTATTTTTTTATATACAGAGCAAATATAAAAAAGAAGGGCTGTTGCAGTATATTAAGCTGCTAAAGCGTATTGTTTTTGTTTTGCAACTATTTTTTATCGGTTTTTTAACGAGGCAAACCGATCCTCGGCATGCACTTAGGTTTTCAGATATTTTGTCAAATCCAAAATCAGCCCCTAATATATTTTATTTAAATATTTTAAATTAATAATATTATTTTAGCATTTTAATATGTTTTATACTACTAAAAATTTATAAAAGAATATAATAAAATAATTGGTTGTAAAATTTTTATAATTTATATAATTAAAATGTAAATATATATATATTTATGTTGCAATTAATCTAATTTTTTATTGGAAACTATTTAAAAATATTTTATAATAATAGAATATTTAATTAGTTATAAAAATAAATGAAATGAATATTCATAAAAAAATTAAACGACAAATAGAAATTAATCCGATTTTATTATATATGAAAGGTTCTCCTAAAGAACCTAGTTGCGGTTTTTCTGCTCAAGCAGTACAGGCTTTATCTTCTTGTGGAAAGCGTTTTGCTTATATTGATGTATTAGAAAATCCTGATATTAGAAAAGCATTACCAGAATATGCTAATTGGCCAACTTTTCCTCAATTATGGATTTCTGGAGAATTAATTGGAGGGTGTAATATTATATTAGAATTATTACATAATGGTGAATTACAGAAATTAATAGATAAAGTAGAAGAGCAATAATTATTTATTATTATTTAATTATGATTTAATTACTATTTAATTATTTTATTTTAATTATCTTTTTATTAAATTATAATTATTATTATGACAATTTTTGTTTTATTTTAATAATATTATTTTAAAATAATTTTTTTATGGTTGAATAACATTATTAGTTTTATAAAAATTTGTGTTTTTTGGTGGCCAACCTCCTAATGTTTTCCATTTATTTACTAGTTCGCAAAATAAATTAGCAGTTTGTAAAGTGTCATAAAGTGCGGAATGAGCTTGATTAATATCAAATACTAATCCAACTGCTTTACAAGCTTTAGCTAGAACTGTTTGTCCAACTACTAATCCACTAAGTGAAGCAGTATCAAATGTTACAAATGGATGAAATGGATGATTTTGTAATCCTGATCTATGCATGGCTGCCATAATAAAATTATAATCAAACATTGCATTATGTGCAACGATAATTGCTTTTTTGCATTTTGTTTCTTCTATTCCTTTTTTTACAAATTTACATATTTGATTCATAGCTTCGGTTTCGCTAATAGCAGATCTTAATGGATTAAATGGATCAATTTTGTTAAAAGCTAACGAGGAAGGATGTATAGATGAGCCTTTAAATGGTATAATATGAAAATGTAATAAAGATTCTTTTTTAATCCATCCTTGTTCATCCATGGTTAGTGTAACTACAGCAATTTCTAGTAGTGCATCGGTTTGAGCATTAAATCCAGCAGTTTCTACATCAATAACCACTGGATAAAAATTTCGAAAACGATTATTTAATGTTTGTTTTTCTTGATAGTTTGACATTATTGTCTCTTTTGTTTTGTAATTTAAATATATTATTATAGATTTAAAAATATAATTTTATTATTAATTATGATATATAATCATATTTTTTTATTTAATAAATATGTATAATTAAATTATATCAATTAAACATAATATTTGATAAAGTTAATGATAAAGTATTTTTATTAATTTTTTGATAACTAATTTTATTAGTTATAATTAAATTTATTTGTGTTTTATTTTTGAAAATTAACATAATGTAAATTAAATAACAACATATAAAATACAAATATTGTATTTTTAATGTAGAAAAATAATTTTATTTTTATTAATTTTCTTAATAATAAGATTTAATATTTATAATAATATACATTATATTATGTCTTTCTGTTAATATTAGAATAATTATTTTATTTTTGTATGTTATATTTTATATATAAAAAAAATGTATTTTAATTAATGTTAATTATTTATTTCATTATTGATTATATATTTTATTAATACATATTTAATTTAATTATATTAATATATTTTAATAATTAATAAATAGGATAAAATTATGAGTTATATTTTACCTGATTTAAAATATGATTATGATTCTTTAGAACCATATTTTGATTCTATGACTATGCGTATTCATCATCAAAAACATCATCAAACTTATATTACTAATGCTAATACTATATTAAATTCTATGAATTATCCAAATATTCAAGCTGAAATATTAATTACTAAATTAAATGAGATACCATTAATTAATCAATTAAATTTACGTAATAATTTAGGTGGGCACGTTAATCATTGTTTATTTTGGAATGGATTAAAAGTTGGAACAATATTACAAGGTTCATTATATCAAGCTTTAAAAAATAAATTTACTACTATTGAAAATTTTAAATCAAATTTTGAAAATATAGCATTATCTAGATTTGGATCAGGATGGGTCTGGTTAGTTTATGATAATCATGATTTAAAAATTATTTCTACAGCTAATCAAGATAATCCATTAATGGGTTATGATGTAGTAAAAGTATCTGGGTATCCTATTGTTGGTTTAGATGTGTGGGAGCATGCATATTATTTAAAATATCAAAATAGACGTTTAGATTATGTAAAATCATTTTGGAATGTAGTAAATTGGGAAGAAGCATTAAAAAGGTATAATAATTGTATATGTTAATAATGAATTATATGTTATGTAATATATATTATATTTTAAGGTGGTGATGGTATCATAAAAATAATAGTAGGATTATCGAATCCCGATAATTTATATAAAAATACACGTCATAATATTGGTTCACATTATGTATCTTTATTAGCTCAATATTATAATC
Protein-coding regions in this window:
- the nadK gene encoding NAD(+) kinase → MKKKFHCIGIVGRPRDSRDFITHEILYIWLVSQGYQVIVDDQIAKELKLKSINIATLSEIGSLCDLAIVIGGDGNMLGASRVLSCYSTKIIGINKGQLGFLTDLNFDTIFQELSNILSGEYILENRFTLDMTILSKFVHCKNGKAVNEVVLHSEKVAHMIEFEVYIDKKLAFSQRSDGLIISTPTGSTGYSLSAGGPILSTSLEAIVLVPMFPHTLSARPLVISNNSTILLKFLNIHHKLKVSCDSQIIFSVEVEDMVLIRKSVDFIKFIHPVQYNYFDMLSKKLNWYHKSINSK
- the grpE gene encoding nucleotide exchange factor GrpE → MNKKIEKDNKKNILNDKNQILEKNILNPEVQKESKYTFTEEINILRNNIKDMQLRTQAQIENMKKNSVIEINQIKSHSIKQFVKKLLPIIDKIEHAVNLNKIHTTNQNDIEEKGLSLILKCILDTMSKYGLRIEGFVQQIFNPKFHETQSIIPNNTQYTYYIQSIKTTGYIFNNEILRKAIVTITKNKDN
- the ung gene encoding uracil-DNA glycosylase, with the protein product MFFLQHRCWIKLLNFIEYRRINHVIYPTRKDIFRSFSLTPFHMIKVVILGQDPYHQFNQANGLAFSVRKGIKIPPSLNNIYKELKYDIPNINITTHGCLDNWAKQGVFLLNTILTVEHGKPKSHVNIGWKNFTSRVISYINYHHIGIIFLLWGKESINFRNIIDSKKHHILTASHPSPFSAHRGFFGCRHFSKSNKILIQSNKDPIDWSIN
- the rnt gene encoding ribonuclease T, producing the protein MSNYQEKQTLNNRFRNFYPVVIDVETAGFNAQTDALLEIAVVTLTMDEQGWIKKESLLHFHIIPFKGSSIHPSSLAFNKIDPFNPLRSAISETEAMNQICKFVKKGIEETKCKKAIIVAHNAMFDYNFIMAAMHRSGLQNHPFHPFVTFDTASLSGLVVGQTVLAKACKAVGLVFDINQAHSALYDTLQTANLFCELVNKWKTLGGWPPKNTNFYKTNNVIQP
- the grxD gene encoding Grx4 family monothiol glutaredoxin, whose protein sequence is MNIHKKIKRQIEINPILLYMKGSPKEPSCGFSAQAVQALSSCGKRFAYIDVLENPDIRKALPEYANWPTFPQLWISGELIGGCNIILELLHNGELQKLIDKVEEQ
- a CDS encoding Fe-Mn family superoxide dismutase, with amino-acid sequence MSYILPDLKYDYDSLEPYFDSMTMRIHHQKHHQTYITNANTILNSMNYPNIQAEILITKLNEIPLINQLNLRNNLGGHVNHCLFWNGLKVGTILQGSLYQALKNKFTTIENFKSNFENIALSRFGSGWVWLVYDNHDLKIISTANQDNPLMGYDVVKVSGYPIVGLDVWEHAYYLKYQNRRLDYVKSFWNVVNWEEALKRYNNCIC